The following are encoded in a window of Methanomassiliicoccales archaeon genomic DNA:
- a CDS encoding 6-pyruvoyl tetrahydropterin synthase family protein — MRLEIDGEFAGIRFSACHFIAGHQKCGRLHGHTYVVSLKLHGEVGSDGMMMDFIPLKREMRVIADQLDHRVLIPANSKKLTISQGEEIIIRTDDKKYVLPKEDVVLLPTEESSAEELSRFILTKILELVNFPSNVKEVEVGVHEELGQSAWVNQRLEGSK; from the coding sequence ATGAGATTGGAGATAGACGGGGAATTCGCTGGGATACGCTTCTCGGCATGTCATTTCATCGCCGGCCACCAAAAGTGCGGCAGGCTTCATGGTCACACGTATGTGGTCAGCCTCAAGCTTCATGGAGAGGTGGGCTCGGACGGCATGATGATGGACTTCATACCGTTGAAGCGGGAGATGAGGGTCATCGCGGACCAACTGGACCATCGGGTGCTCATACCGGCCAACTCCAAGAAGCTCACCATTTCGCAGGGTGAGGAGATCATCATCAGGACAGATGACAAGAAGTACGTCCTGCCCAAGGAGGACGTTGTGCTGCTGCCGACCGAGGAGAGCAGTGCCGAAGAGCTCAGCCGTTTCATACTTACGAAGATCCTGGAACTGGTGAACTTCCCTTCCAACGTGAAAGAGGTGGAGGTAGGGGTGCACGAGGAGCTGGGGCAGAGCGCCTGGGTCAATCAGAGGTTGGAGGGTAGTAAATGA
- the queC gene encoding 7-cyano-7-deazaguanine synthase QueC, with amino-acid sequence MKSICLLSGGLDSTVTMAYAIREGFEVTALTINYGQRHKKELEAAKAVAKHYGVPHVIMEIPLTSFHSALTDPSIPVPDRAADLIGYDIPDTYVPARNIIFLSVAVGMAESIGASRIFIGANSIDYSGYPDCRPEFFLAFEQMLEVGTKSGTLGHPVKVEHPILRRTKAEIVKLGMMLEAPLNLTWSCYRGGEKACGHCDSCVLRLKGFEEAGFTDPIPYEE; translated from the coding sequence ATGAAATCGATATGCTTATTATCGGGCGGACTAGATTCCACAGTGACCATGGCCTACGCGATTCGCGAAGGGTTCGAAGTGACGGCCCTGACCATCAACTACGGGCAGCGCCACAAAAAGGAACTGGAGGCCGCCAAGGCCGTCGCCAAACATTACGGGGTCCCCCATGTCATCATGGAAATACCCCTCACCTCCTTCCATAGCGCCCTGACCGATCCCTCGATACCGGTGCCGGACCGCGCCGCCGATCTAATCGGTTACGATATCCCGGACACCTATGTGCCGGCCAGGAACATCATCTTTCTGAGCGTCGCCGTCGGTATGGCCGAAAGTATCGGTGCAAGCCGCATCTTCATCGGGGCGAACTCCATCGACTATAGTGGCTACCCCGACTGCCGGCCGGAGTTCTTCCTGGCGTTCGAGCAGATGCTGGAGGTTGGCACGAAATCCGGAACACTGGGACATCCAGTGAAGGTGGAGCACCCCATTTTGCGCAGGACCAAGGCCGAGATCGTCAAATTGGGAATGATGCTCGAGGCACCACTGAACCTTACCTGGAGCTGCTACCGCGGTGGAGAGAAGGCCTGCGGGCACTGCGATTCCTGCGTCCTCCGCCTCAAAGGATTCGAGGAGGCCGGTTTCACAGATCCGATCCCCTACGAGGAATAG
- a CDS encoding radical SAM protein yields MLVNEVFLSIQGEGRTMGLPTVFVRLTGCNLSCRWCDTRYANQEGEELSLGQVLERTLSFDVRHICLTGGEPLWNPGSHSLIAALLEKGKHVTLETNGSISLEGLPDHPQLLVSMDYKCPSSGEEGSMCLGNLERLRPKDQLKFVVSDQKDLERAEAVVRQYCPCCPVIFTPVGGLSLEPVVSFVLSRGLEVRVLPQLHKIIWGERRGV; encoded by the coding sequence ATGCTGGTCAACGAGGTGTTCCTCTCCATCCAGGGAGAAGGCCGGACCATGGGGCTGCCGACGGTGTTCGTCCGCCTCACCGGATGCAATCTGAGCTGCCGCTGGTGTGATACGCGCTACGCGAACCAGGAGGGCGAGGAGCTTTCACTGGGACAGGTGCTGGAGAGAACGCTGTCCTTTGATGTGCGTCATATTTGCCTGACCGGAGGGGAGCCGCTATGGAACCCGGGGTCGCATTCTTTGATCGCCGCCCTGCTGGAGAAAGGCAAGCATGTGACCCTGGAGACCAATGGGTCCATCTCATTGGAGGGGCTGCCCGATCATCCGCAGCTCCTGGTCAGCATGGATTACAAATGCCCGTCCTCCGGAGAGGAGGGCAGCATGTGCCTGGGCAATCTGGAACGATTGAGGCCGAAGGACCAGTTGAAGTTCGTGGTCTCAGACCAAAAGGACCTTGAAAGGGCGGAAGCAGTGGTTCGACAATATTGTCCTTGCTGTCCGGTCATATTCACCCCCGTTGGCGGACTATCCCTGGAACCAGTGGTCTCGTTCGTGTTGTCCCGGGGATTGGAGGTGCGGGTGCTGCCCCAACTGCACAAGATCATATGGGGTGAACGCCGCGGGGTGTGA
- a CDS encoding 2-isopropylmalate synthase: MTELRSSCSQNSNARGPEANRIFTSHFNRFALDSSTPSSVEILDTTLRDGEQTPGVALSLEDKVRIAQMLDDLGVDVIEAGFPRTSKGEQDAIRKICSLGLNAKICGLARCSKQDIDSAVDAGVNYVHVFIATSESHMKNKLKMTKEEVRSRAVEAVEYAKSRGVIVEFSCEDGTRTELEFLKEMHMAVQEAGVDKINLPDTVGTMSPAAMEYLVSEVMRVTRVPLSTHCHDDFGMATANSLAAVRKGARQVHVCVNGLGERAGNAALEEVVMGLLAFLNVRTNIDTRKLGMASKTVARLTGMPISDNKAIVGNNAFAHESGIHVHGVLKDPSTYEAFSPELVGMQRNIVMGKHTGAHSVKEKLSEYGISLTDNLLADVVDKIKRLAESGKNVDDAELVALALHIAGRVDKERRHVKLKEFTVFTGMNITPTSTVVVDIDGVLTRSSDVGIGPVDAALNAIRSAVSKNISLTEYRLSAITGGSDALCEVTVKLKLNGDQKVMSVGKSIGSDIVLTSVDAAMEAIDRLMARQKL; this comes from the coding sequence GTGACCGAACTTCGATCGTCATGTAGTCAGAACTCCAATGCTCGTGGGCCAGAGGCTAACCGGATATTCACCAGTCATTTCAACCGGTTCGCTTTGGACTCGTCCACACCATCTTCAGTGGAGATACTGGACACCACTCTGCGTGACGGAGAGCAGACCCCCGGGGTCGCGCTCTCACTGGAGGATAAAGTACGCATAGCCCAGATGCTGGACGATCTGGGCGTCGACGTCATCGAGGCCGGGTTCCCCCGGACATCCAAGGGGGAGCAGGATGCCATCCGCAAGATCTGCTCGCTGGGCCTGAACGCCAAGATATGCGGACTGGCCAGATGCTCGAAGCAGGACATCGATTCGGCGGTCGACGCCGGTGTCAACTACGTGCACGTCTTCATCGCCACATCCGAATCTCACATGAAGAACAAGCTGAAGATGACCAAGGAGGAGGTGCGCTCCCGCGCCGTAGAGGCGGTGGAGTACGCCAAGTCCCGTGGGGTGATCGTCGAGTTCTCCTGTGAGGACGGCACCCGCACCGAGCTCGAGTTCCTGAAGGAGATGCACATGGCGGTCCAGGAGGCCGGCGTGGACAAGATCAACCTGCCGGACACCGTAGGTACCATGTCACCCGCGGCCATGGAATATCTGGTCTCCGAGGTCATGAGGGTGACCCGCGTGCCGCTATCGACGCACTGTCACGACGATTTCGGAATGGCCACCGCCAATTCGCTGGCAGCGGTGCGAAAAGGCGCGCGCCAGGTCCACGTCTGCGTCAACGGGCTGGGGGAGAGGGCCGGCAACGCCGCCCTGGAAGAGGTGGTCATGGGGCTCCTGGCATTCCTGAACGTACGTACTAACATCGACACCCGGAAACTGGGCATGGCATCCAAGACCGTGGCCCGCCTGACCGGTATGCCGATATCGGACAACAAGGCCATCGTGGGCAACAACGCCTTCGCCCACGAGTCGGGCATCCATGTGCACGGCGTGCTCAAGGACCCCTCCACCTACGAAGCGTTCAGCCCCGAGCTGGTGGGCATGCAGCGCAACATCGTCATGGGCAAGCACACCGGCGCCCACTCGGTCAAGGAGAAGCTTTCCGAGTACGGCATCTCGCTAACCGATAATCTGCTGGCCGACGTGGTCGATAAGATCAAGAGGCTGGCCGAGAGCGGCAAGAACGTGGACGATGCCGAACTCGTGGCGTTAGCGCTGCACATCGCCGGCCGGGTGGATAAGGAGAGGCGTCACGTCAAGCTCAAGGAGTTCACGGTGTTCACCGGCATGAACATCACCCCCACATCCACCGTGGTGGTGGACATCGACGGGGTGCTGACCAGGTCCTCGGACGTTGGTATCGGACCGGTCGATGCCGCCCTGAACGCCATCCGTTCCGCGGTCAGCAAGAACATTTCGCTGACGGAATACCGGCTCAGCGCCATCACCGGGGGCAGCGACGCCCTATGCGAGGTCACGGTCAAGCTCAAGCTGAACGGTGACCAGAAGGTCATGTCGGTGGGCAAGAGCATCGGTTCGGACATAGTCCTCACCAGCGTGGACGCGGCCATGGAGGCCATCGACCGTCTGATGGCCAGGCAAAAACTTTAG
- a CDS encoding 3-isopropylmalate dehydratase large subunit produces the protein MRTSHPKTISEKILSMKSGKDARAGDIVEAEVDHVMVNDVTGPLAFQEFEALGCEPVRDKIVLIPDHFVPNKDVASAQQAKEMREFAKRWDIRNYFEVGRGGVCHQVMLDHGFAYPGALVVGADSHTCTYGGVNAFSTGVGSSEAAAVFATGRLWFKVPGSIRILLKGRPSKYVGGKDLVLKIISDIGVDGATYKTLEFGGTGVAALSVSDRLSVSNMAIEAGGKAGIFPCDAATVAYMKTVRKEGFKATFADDGAVYERTLEYDLSELESMVALPHLPSNGKPASEVDVEIDQAYLGSCTNGRIEDLRIAAEVMRGKKVHPNVRMIVVPASVKVFEQALDEGLVAEFSRAGAFVSGPTCGACLGGHMGILAPGERCVSSTNRNFIGRMGHRDSKVYLAGPAVVAASAVRGRITVPQDLEG, from the coding sequence TTGAGAACGAGCCATCCCAAGACCATATCGGAAAAGATCTTGTCAATGAAGTCCGGGAAGGACGCCCGGGCAGGTGACATAGTCGAAGCGGAGGTGGACCACGTCATGGTCAACGATGTGACCGGTCCCCTGGCCTTCCAGGAGTTCGAGGCATTGGGCTGCGAACCGGTGCGGGATAAGATCGTGCTCATCCCGGACCACTTCGTGCCCAACAAGGACGTGGCCTCCGCTCAGCAGGCCAAAGAGATGCGGGAGTTCGCCAAGCGCTGGGACATTCGCAACTATTTCGAGGTCGGCCGGGGAGGCGTATGCCACCAGGTCATGCTGGACCACGGCTTCGCCTATCCTGGCGCCCTGGTGGTAGGCGCCGATTCGCATACCTGCACCTACGGCGGAGTGAACGCCTTCTCCACTGGCGTGGGCAGTTCCGAGGCGGCGGCGGTGTTCGCCACCGGGCGTCTCTGGTTCAAGGTGCCGGGGTCCATTCGCATCCTGCTCAAAGGCCGGCCGTCCAAATACGTGGGCGGCAAGGACCTGGTGCTGAAGATCATCAGCGACATCGGCGTTGATGGGGCGACGTATAAGACATTGGAGTTCGGGGGGACCGGCGTGGCGGCGCTGAGCGTGTCCGACCGTCTGTCCGTCTCCAACATGGCCATCGAGGCCGGTGGCAAGGCGGGCATATTCCCCTGTGACGCGGCCACGGTGGCGTACATGAAGACGGTGCGCAAGGAAGGGTTCAAGGCGACCTTCGCCGACGATGGAGCCGTTTACGAACGCACCCTGGAATACGACCTATCCGAACTGGAGAGCATGGTCGCCCTGCCGCACCTGCCTAGCAACGGGAAGCCGGCCAGTGAGGTGGACGTGGAGATCGACCAGGCCTACCTGGGATCCTGCACCAACGGACGGATAGAGGACCTGCGCATAGCCGCCGAGGTCATGCGCGGAAAGAAAGTGCACCCCAACGTCAGGATGATCGTGGTGCCCGCTTCCGTCAAGGTGTTCGAGCAGGCCCTGGACGAGGGGCTGGTCGCCGAGTTCTCCCGCGCCGGGGCCTTCGTCTCCGGCCCCACCTGCGGCGCCTGCCTGGGAGGGCACATGGGGATATTGGCTCCCGGGGAGCGCTGCGTCAGCAGTACCAATCGCAATTTCATTGGCCGAATGGGACATCGTGATTCCAAGGTCTACCTTGCCGGACCGGCAGTGGTGGCCGCCTCGGCCGTCAGGGGAAGGATCACCGTCCCGCAGGACCTGGAGGGCTGA
- a CDS encoding 3-isopropylmalate dehydratase small subunit, whose protein sequence is MKNVKGKVWAFGDHVDTDQIIPAERLTSDNNARLGTFAFEKVRPEMAKQVKEGDVIVAGRNFGCGSSREHAPRALLQMGISCVVAQSYARIFYRNCINTGLLPVECTVEADDGDTLSVDFDKGVIVNETKEKEWSFAPFPEFVQDLIDKGGLMAKIKEEKRCSR, encoded by the coding sequence ATGAAGAACGTAAAGGGCAAGGTATGGGCGTTCGGCGACCACGTGGACACGGACCAGATAATTCCAGCTGAACGATTGACCAGTGATAACAACGCGCGCCTGGGCACCTTCGCGTTCGAGAAGGTCCGCCCCGAGATGGCCAAGCAGGTGAAGGAAGGGGATGTCATCGTGGCCGGACGCAACTTCGGCTGCGGCTCCAGCAGGGAGCACGCTCCCCGGGCGCTGCTGCAGATGGGCATCTCCTGCGTGGTCGCTCAGAGCTACGCAAGGATATTCTATCGCAATTGCATTAACACCGGGTTGCTGCCAGTGGAGTGCACGGTGGAGGCCGACGATGGGGACACCCTCTCCGTGGACTTCGATAAGGGCGTGATCGTCAACGAGACCAAGGAGAAGGAATGGAGCTTCGCCCCCTTCCCCGAGTTCGTCCAGGACCTCATCGACAAGGGCGGCCTCATGGCCAAGATCAAGGAGGAAAAGAGATGTTCAAGATAG
- a CDS encoding isocitrate/isopropylmalate family dehydrogenase: protein MFKIAVLPGDGIGPEVVAEGIKVLDVLSENYSVEFDYQEFEINSERYLRTGDLLTANDVEQLKKFDTIFLGAIGDERIKPGVLEKGILLELRFTFDQYINHRPAPLWKPFGRLKRDVDFNIDVFRENTEDYYIGAGGRISNGKGAIDLRVKRHLYDLKARLEVNADAADDYAFEIGMMSRRNIDRFADFVIDNVKMFGEKYLTVVDKANVCSNIYGLWREVWTEKCRRAGIELGFMYVDAMSMALVKNPDKFRVIATPNMFGDILTDMLAEVTGGLGLAPGGNINPQGISMFEPVHGSAPKYRGMDRINPIATILATKMMLDNLGRRDLGQVINDGVRNVLDQGIYTQDLGGTAKTHEVGDAVVEAIRRSKK from the coding sequence ATGTTCAAGATAGCGGTACTGCCGGGAGACGGCATAGGTCCGGAAGTGGTGGCCGAGGGGATCAAGGTCCTCGACGTCCTGTCGGAGAACTATTCGGTAGAGTTCGATTACCAGGAGTTCGAGATCAATTCAGAACGTTATCTGCGAACCGGTGACCTGCTCACCGCCAACGACGTGGAGCAGCTGAAAAAGTTCGATACCATCTTCCTGGGCGCCATCGGCGACGAACGGATCAAGCCCGGCGTGCTGGAGAAGGGCATACTGCTGGAGCTGCGTTTCACCTTCGATCAGTACATCAACCACCGCCCCGCCCCGCTGTGGAAGCCCTTCGGACGGTTGAAGCGGGACGTGGACTTCAATATCGACGTGTTCCGAGAGAACACCGAGGATTACTACATAGGCGCTGGTGGGCGGATATCCAACGGCAAAGGGGCCATCGACCTGCGTGTGAAGCGTCATCTCTATGATCTGAAGGCCCGCCTGGAGGTCAACGCCGATGCTGCGGACGATTACGCCTTCGAGATAGGCATGATGTCCCGGCGCAACATCGATCGCTTCGCCGACTTCGTGATCGACAACGTCAAGATGTTCGGCGAGAAGTACCTCACCGTAGTGGACAAGGCCAACGTCTGCAGCAACATCTACGGTCTGTGGAGGGAAGTGTGGACCGAGAAGTGCCGCAGGGCCGGAATCGAACTGGGCTTCATGTACGTGGACGCGATGTCCATGGCCCTGGTCAAGAACCCGGACAAGTTCCGGGTGATCGCCACGCCGAACATGTTCGGCGACATCCTCACCGACATGCTGGCCGAAGTGACCGGAGGGTTGGGGCTTGCGCCAGGAGGCAACATCAACCCCCAGGGCATCTCCATGTTCGAGCCGGTGCACGGCTCCGCCCCCAAGTACCGGGGCATGGACCGCATCAATCCGATAGCCACCATACTGGCGACCAAGATGATGTTGGACAACCTGGGACGCAGGGACCTGGGACAGGTAATAAACGACGGGGTGCGCAACGTTCTCGACCAGGGAATATACACCCAGGACCTGGGCGGAACGGCGAAGACGCACGAGGTCGGTGACGCCGTGGTCGAGGCCATTCGCCGGTCGAAGAAGTAA
- the budA gene encoding acetolactate decarboxylase — MTLTRSAYLTVSVAGMLLVAGLIGFWMAPGEAQESDEYFQYSTYGRLVSGGYDGSLTISQMMDHGDFGIGTTEGIAGEMIIYDGTPYLADTDLRPVKIPDQTITPFAMVTYYDADRSFLISSETNYSVLRTILDGEVPVQGQVYAFMIEAHFESITVRSIPAQVQPYPPLVDVIANETVMEFHDLSGVMIGFRMPSDLGEVNVPGYHFHFLSEDLTVGGHVLEFSFTEASVGMDQMETINVTLLAP, encoded by the coding sequence ATGACACTGACGAGGTCCGCCTATCTGACGGTAAGCGTGGCAGGGATGCTGCTGGTCGCCGGCCTGATAGGTTTCTGGATGGCGCCGGGAGAGGCCCAGGAAAGCGACGAGTATTTTCAGTATTCCACCTACGGGAGATTGGTCTCCGGGGGATATGACGGGTCGCTGACCATCAGCCAAATGATGGACCACGGTGATTTCGGGATCGGCACCACCGAGGGTATCGCCGGTGAGATGATCATCTACGATGGAACGCCTTATCTGGCAGATACGGACCTGCGACCCGTGAAGATACCGGACCAGACGATCACGCCGTTCGCCATGGTCACATACTACGATGCCGATCGTTCATTCCTGATATCATCGGAGACCAACTATTCCGTTCTCCGGACGATCTTGGATGGAGAGGTCCCGGTCCAAGGGCAGGTCTACGCCTTCATGATCGAGGCGCATTTCGAGTCGATAACTGTGCGCAGCATTCCCGCCCAGGTTCAACCATATCCGCCATTGGTCGATGTCATCGCCAACGAGACGGTGATGGAGTTCCACGACCTGAGCGGAGTGATGATCGGTTTCCGCATGCCTTCGGACCTGGGTGAGGTGAACGTTCCCGGCTACCACTTCCACTTCCTCAGCGAGGACCTGACGGTAGGCGGCCACGTTCTGGAGTTCAGCTTCACGGAAGCCTCGGTCGGCATGGACCAGATGGAGACGATCAACGTGACGTTGCTCGCTCCCTAA
- a CDS encoding glycosyltransferase family 4 protein: MRIVQVNAFHYPFIGGIEHRLHHICSRLGKEHEVFILTSRLPNTKEREEMDGYTVIRLPTRFVNIYNPPYAHISGIGDAIRELKPDLVDLHYRWASSLTRGVLNFQGPKVYTCHNTLGEGVGLTHYMSEINDRLFMRHLPKFARVICVSDYMRRDVAARGFDEDKLVTIYNGVEIPEASLNDGDYVLSLGRIVRLKGLDHLIEAMGTFDGKLKICGDGPDRKRLERLTGKLGLGDRVEFLGRVSEKEKARMMSGCSMFVVPSIHEAYGMVAAEAMSYGKAVIASNTGGLPEVVGDAGVLVPPGDPAALAMAMKDLRGHEKKRKELGQAARGRMDAFSWDEMAKRTAKTYSDILRERATSR; encoded by the coding sequence GTGCGAATAGTGCAGGTCAACGCCTTCCACTACCCTTTCATAGGGGGCATCGAGCATCGCCTGCATCACATCTGTTCCCGATTGGGAAAGGAGCATGAGGTCTTCATTCTCACCAGCCGGCTCCCGAACACGAAGGAAAGGGAGGAGATGGACGGATACACCGTCATTCGCCTGCCTACCAGGTTCGTCAATATCTACAACCCCCCATACGCCCACATCTCCGGGATCGGGGATGCCATTCGAGAACTGAAGCCTGACCTGGTGGACCTGCATTACCGCTGGGCGTCCTCACTTACGCGCGGCGTGCTGAATTTCCAGGGACCCAAGGTCTACACCTGCCACAATACCTTGGGAGAGGGAGTGGGGCTCACCCACTATATGAGCGAGATCAACGACCGCCTCTTCATGCGCCATCTTCCAAAGTTCGCCAGGGTGATATGCGTATCCGATTACATGCGCAGGGATGTGGCGGCGCGGGGTTTTGACGAGGACAAGCTGGTCACCATCTATAACGGGGTGGAGATCCCGGAAGCCAGCTTGAACGACGGCGACTACGTCCTTTCCCTAGGTCGCATCGTGCGTTTGAAAGGCCTCGATCATCTCATTGAGGCCATGGGAACGTTCGACGGAAAACTGAAGATCTGCGGAGACGGACCGGACCGCAAACGCCTGGAACGACTGACCGGCAAGCTTGGGCTGGGAGACAGGGTGGAGTTCCTAGGCCGCGTGAGCGAGAAGGAGAAGGCCAGGATGATGAGCGGCTGCAGCATGTTCGTGGTGCCTTCCATCCATGAGGCGTACGGCATGGTGGCGGCGGAGGCCATGTCCTACGGCAAGGCGGTAATCGCCTCGAACACCGGAGGGCTGCCGGAGGTGGTGGGCGACGCCGGAGTATTGGTTCCGCCCGGGGACCCTGCCGCTTTGGCCATGGCCATGAAGGATCTGCGCGGCCATGAGAAAAAAAGGAAGGAGCTTGGCCAGGCGGCCCGGGGGAGAATGGACGCGTTCTCCTGGGACGAGATGGCCAAGCGGACCGCCAAGACCTATTCTGATATCCTTAGGGAGCGAGCAACGTCACGTTGA
- a CDS encoding threonine--tRNA ligase, with amino-acid sequence MRTLYIHADFMEFEVKKPTPVAETIDDQDKTGRMEEVLVAFITVEKKDQDRVEAVASQASRDIMETAEKVGAERIMLYPYAHLSPDLSDAATGKRMLRDMEVIISGAGWSVHRAPFGWYKAFKISCKGHPLSELSREIEGEEEPEAPKGEERFLVLMPDGTEIAPLDFDGGSECFRIMMNKEALKKDWPSTGEVKYTRLCKKFGINWESMSDAGHMAFSPKGALMFDLVADYSSRIVNSMSLPVYTVRGTNMFSMDEGPVAEHAKLFGDRLYVIKGEKRDFVLRYAACHQQFAMMRLWNISYKVLPFGAFEVADSYRLEQSGETMLCFRTRRMNMPDLHVVCTDIPESEDWFSRLDERIYKEANDLGRDYEMLVNFSSWNAYIQHKEMLMDIVRKHDRPALLHFYPEGINYYWTVNIEYHILDDLKRAREIGTVQIDVGNAQRFGITYTDEEGKKIYPIILHTAVIGTIERYLYMLFDTAVGMETQGKLGTLPTWVIPEQVRFMNVSESHLDKAREMADKVQKAQIRVGLDDRSETVGKKVRAAKQDWVAYAVVIGDKEVASDALMVYDRAQNKNVEMTLDQLIERVRSEIGDMPFRPMYMPREMSRQIDM; translated from the coding sequence ATGAGGACCCTCTACATACACGCCGATTTCATGGAGTTCGAGGTTAAAAAACCCACCCCGGTGGCGGAAACCATCGACGACCAGGACAAGACTGGCAGGATGGAAGAGGTTCTGGTAGCCTTCATCACCGTGGAGAAGAAGGACCAGGACCGGGTGGAGGCTGTCGCCTCCCAGGCGTCCCGCGACATCATGGAGACCGCGGAGAAGGTGGGAGCGGAGCGCATCATGCTCTACCCCTACGCCCACCTGAGCCCGGACCTTTCCGATGCGGCCACCGGTAAGCGTATGCTACGGGATATGGAGGTCATCATCTCTGGCGCCGGTTGGTCCGTTCACCGCGCTCCGTTCGGCTGGTACAAGGCGTTCAAGATCAGCTGCAAGGGGCATCCCCTTTCGGAACTGTCCCGAGAGATCGAGGGAGAGGAGGAGCCGGAGGCACCAAAGGGCGAGGAGCGCTTCCTCGTGCTGATGCCCGACGGCACCGAGATCGCCCCGTTGGACTTTGATGGCGGCAGCGAGTGCTTCCGCATCATGATGAACAAGGAAGCCCTTAAGAAGGACTGGCCTTCAACCGGGGAGGTCAAGTACACCCGCCTCTGCAAGAAGTTCGGCATCAACTGGGAGAGCATGAGCGACGCCGGACACATGGCCTTCTCGCCCAAGGGCGCCCTCATGTTCGACCTGGTGGCCGATTACTCCTCCCGCATCGTCAATTCCATGTCATTGCCGGTCTACACCGTCCGAGGGACCAACATGTTCAGCATGGACGAGGGACCGGTGGCCGAGCACGCCAAGTTGTTCGGCGATAGGCTGTACGTCATCAAGGGAGAGAAGCGCGACTTCGTCTTGAGATACGCCGCCTGTCACCAGCAGTTCGCCATGATGCGCCTCTGGAACATCAGCTACAAGGTGCTTCCGTTCGGCGCGTTCGAAGTGGCCGATTCATATCGCTTGGAACAGTCCGGGGAGACCATGCTGTGCTTCCGTACCCGGCGCATGAACATGCCGGACCTGCACGTGGTGTGCACCGACATCCCCGAATCGGAGGACTGGTTCAGCCGCCTGGACGAGCGCATCTACAAGGAGGCGAACGACCTGGGTCGCGATTACGAGATGTTGGTCAACTTCTCCTCTTGGAACGCCTACATTCAGCACAAGGAAATGCTCATGGACATCGTGCGGAAGCACGACAGACCGGCGTTATTGCACTTCTATCCCGAAGGCATCAACTATTACTGGACGGTCAATATCGAGTATCACATCCTGGACGATCTGAAACGCGCCCGCGAGATAGGCACAGTGCAGATCGACGTGGGGAACGCCCAGCGCTTCGGCATCACCTACACCGATGAGGAAGGGAAGAAGATCTACCCGATCATACTGCACACCGCGGTCATCGGGACCATCGAACGTTACCTCTACATGCTCTTCGACACCGCGGTGGGAATGGAGACCCAGGGAAAACTAGGCACGCTGCCCACCTGGGTGATACCGGAACAGGTACGCTTCATGAACGTTTCCGAGAGCCACCTGGACAAGGCCAGGGAGATGGCCGACAAGGTACAGAAGGCCCAGATCCGCGTGGGCCTGGACGATCGCTCCGAGACCGTGGGCAAGAAGGTCCGGGCGGCCAAACAGGATTGGGTGGCCTACGCGGTCGTCATAGGCGACAAGGAGGTGGCCTCCGATGCGCTGATGGTCTACGACCGGGCGCAGAACAAGAACGTGGAAATGACCCTGGACCAGCTCATCGAGCGTGTAAGGTCGGAGATCGGCGACATGCCGTTCCGGCCCATGTACATGCCGAGGGAGATGAGCCGGCAGATCGATATGTGA